In a genomic window of Raphanus sativus cultivar WK10039 unplaced genomic scaffold, ASM80110v3 Scaffold1000, whole genome shotgun sequence:
- the LOC108807509 gene encoding uncharacterized protein LOC108807509 — translation MIDYYQPVEINIVSAQDLDSVNLLFRPTVYVSVSVTRGSRDKQVTPAAVWEKKLLRWNYRMKFYIEDDKIQRNESVFVFQIKVKKFYGSKEVVGKLFVPLKQLIHLNEEKTITEHTKIDYQVITESGKPKGCICLGFSFGSVFKGQISGCGSDSIVKVREDCRLGAWGIIRDVPSAPCEDDSYA, via the coding sequence ATGATCGATTACTACCAACCAGTAGAGATTAACATTGTCTCGGCTCAAGATCTCGACTCCGTAAACCTTTTGTTCAGACCAACAGTCTATGTTTCCGTCTCGGTAACACGTGGTTCACGTGACAAGCAAGTCACACCAGCTGCTGTCTGGGAGAAGAAACTCTTAAGATGGAACTATCGTATGAAGTTTTATATAGAAGACGACAAGATTCAAAGGAATGAGTCAGTATTTGTGTTTCAAATCAAGGTCAAGAAGTTTTACGGGTCCAAAGAAGTCGTGGGGAAACTTTTCGTACCGTTGAAGCAATTGATTCACTTGAATGAAGAGAAGACTATAACTGAGCATACCAAAATCGATTATCAGGTGATTACTGAGTCTGGAAAACCAAAGGGTTGtatatgtttagggtttagttttgggAGTGTTTTTAAGGGACAAATTAGCGGTTGTGGTTCGGATAGTATTGTTAAGGTTCGTGAGGATTGTAGATTAGGAGCTTGGGGAATTATTAGAGATGTGCCATCTGCTCCTTGTGAAGACGATAGCTATGCTTga
- the LOC108812403 gene encoding F-actin-capping protein subunit alpha-like yields the protein MADEEDESPETELSYDQKKEIAKWFLLNAPAGEINYVAKDLKAVLSDEEVYNEAAMEAFPVYNKSHMICIGRVIVSSYSEITENEYLDPRTAQVAIVDHVKQICTNVRPADDEELPSSYIEEFRCALDAEIQRYVSESYPKGVSAVNCVKGKDADGPGSNFEFVVIITAMKLSPQNFCNGSWRSVWNIDFQDESQVLDIKGKLQVGAHYFEEGNVELDAKKEFQDSTIFQSADDCGIAIANIIRHHETEYLAALEVAYSKLPDNTFKDLRRKLPVTRTLFPWQNTLQFSLTREVEKELGLGK from the exons ATGGCGGACGAAGAAGACGAGTCACCGGAGACAGAGCTAAGTTACGATCAGAAGAAGGAAATCGCGAAATGGTTCCTCCTCAACGCTCCCGCTGGCGAAATCAACTACGTCGCCAAAG ATTTAAAGGCGGTTTTGAGCGATGAGGAAGTCTACAACGAGGCAGCCATGGAGGCGTTTCCAGTGTACAATAAGTCTCACATGATCTGCATAGGGCGG GTGATTGTTTCATCTTACAGTGAAATTACAGAGAATGAGTACCTTGATCCAAGAACTGCCCAGGTTGCCATTGTTGATCACGTCAAACAG ATTTGTACAAATGTAAGACCTGCTGACGATGAAGAACTTCCATCTTCGTATATTGAGGAATTCAG ATGTGCCCTTGATGCTGAAATCCAGAGATACGTTAGTGAATCTTACCCGAAAGGTGTGTCCGCAGTTAACTGTGTGAAAGGCAAAGATGCTGATGGTCCAGGGTCGAACTTTGAGTTCGTCGTTATAATTACTGCCATGAAGCTCAGTCCCCAAAACTTCTG TAATGGAAGTTGGAGATCTGTATGGAACATTGATTTCCAGGATGAATCTCAAGTGCTTGACATAAAAGGGAAATTGCAG GTAGGAGCCCATTATTTCGAAGAGGGGAATGTGGAGTTAGATGCAAAAAAAGAGTTCCAAGATTCGACAATATTTCAG TCTGCGGATGACTGCGGGATTGCCATAGCCAATATCATCCGGCACCATGAGACAGAGTACCTTGCAGCTCTAGAG GTGGCGTATTCCAAATTACCGGATAACACTTTCAAG GATCTGAGGAGGAAACTTCCAGTGACAAGAACTCTGTTCCCATGGCAGAACACTTTACAGTTCAGCCTAACCAGAGAGGTAGAGAAAGAACTTGGACTTGGCAAGTGA
- the LOC108812404 gene encoding REF/SRPP-like protein At3g05500, translated as MTQTDLNQPKLDMTKEEKERLKYLEFVQAAAVEAVLRFALIYAKAKDKSGPLKPGVESVEGAVKTVVGPVYQKYHDVPVEVLKYMDQKVDMSVTELDRRVPPVVKQVSAHAISAAQIAPVVARALASEVRRAGVVETASGMAKSVYTKYEPAAKELYASYEPKAEQCAVSAWKKLNQLPLFPRLAQVAVPTAAFCSEKYNDTVVKAAEKGYRVSSYMPLVPTERISKIFSEEKTETAKPVEFQPLN; from the exons ATGACTCAAACAGATCTCAATCAGCCGAAACTCGATATG ACtaaggaggagaaggagaggttGAAGTATTTGGAGTTCGTGCAAGCCGCAGCTGTGGAAGCTGTGCTTCGCTTTGCTCTTATCTACGCGAAGGCGAAGGACAAGTCTGGTCCTTTGAAGCCAGGTGTTGAATCCGTCGAAGGAGCTGTCAAGACTGTCGTCGGTCCAGTCTACCAGAAGTACCACGACGTCCCCGTCGAGGTTCTCAAATACATGGACCAGAAG GTTGACATGTCAGTGACTGAACTCGACCGACGTGTCCCACCAGTGGTCAAGCAAGTCTCTGCCCACGCCATCTCAGCTGCTCAGATCGCACCCGTAGTGGCCCGTGCCCTCGCCTCCGAGGTTCGACGCGCTGGGGTCGTGGAAACCGCCTCCGGGATGGCGAAATCCGTCTACACCAAGTACGAGCCTGCAGCTAAGGAGCTGTACGCGAGCTACGAGCCGAAAGCAGAGCAGTGCGCCGTTTCGGCATGGAAGAAGCTGAACCAGCTTCCTCTGTTCCCAAGGCTTGCTCAAGTCGCTGTGCCGACGGCCGCTTTCTGCTCCGAGAAGTACAATGACACGGTGGTGAAGGCTGCTGAGAAAGGTTACAGGGTCTCATCGTACATGCCGTTGGTTCCGACAGAGAGGATCTCGAAGATCTTCAGCGAGGAGAAGACTGAGACGGCCAAGCCTGTGGAGTTTCAGCCACTCAATTGA